The Elusimicrobiota bacterium genome includes a window with the following:
- the chrA gene encoding chromate efflux transporter, translating into MGPKTELKQILLYMLKLGATGFGGPIALVNYMEKELVERKKIVAPEEFKLGLALAQAAPGPLAGQMSIWLGYIKGGAWGALLSGIAFVLPAFFIVLILSVFYVDYQGLPWVKKIFQGINPAVLAIMMIASVRLSRRVLGVKKLLWAIFMCLAALTAVTRAEIAYAFLAAGLLGLFVYAPPKKQFPGSACLGSFFLGPLTWGAPAAQTLGSTFLFFVKTGAFVFGTGMAIVPFLYKGVVQDYRWLNDAQFLDAVAVSMITPGPLLITVAFIGYLAAGLAGAVLATIGIFTPVYFFTVIPAPYFKRYKDQPQLKAFVDGITAAAVGALAGAVVLLIPQAVPNLKCAVIFLASLILLLGSKFPDAVIVLAAGLAGLLLP; encoded by the coding sequence ATGGGTCCGAAAACCGAACTCAAACAAATCCTGCTCTACATGCTCAAACTAGGCGCCACCGGTTTCGGCGGGCCCATCGCTCTCGTCAATTACATGGAAAAAGAATTGGTCGAACGCAAAAAAATCGTGGCTCCGGAAGAATTCAAACTGGGCTTGGCCCTGGCCCAGGCCGCACCCGGACCTTTGGCGGGACAAATGTCCATTTGGTTGGGCTATATTAAAGGAGGCGCCTGGGGCGCTTTGCTCTCAGGGATCGCTTTTGTGCTGCCCGCCTTTTTCATTGTTTTGATTCTTTCCGTTTTCTATGTCGATTATCAGGGGCTGCCCTGGGTCAAAAAAATATTCCAAGGAATCAACCCGGCTGTTCTGGCCATTATGATGATCGCGTCAGTCAGGCTCAGCCGCAGGGTGCTGGGCGTAAAAAAATTGTTATGGGCTATTTTCATGTGCCTGGCCGCTCTTACCGCGGTCACGCGCGCGGAAATTGCTTATGCTTTTTTAGCGGCCGGGCTCCTGGGGCTGTTTGTTTATGCGCCGCCGAAAAAACAATTTCCAGGCTCCGCTTGCTTGGGCTCATTTTTTTTAGGACCGCTGACCTGGGGCGCTCCCGCGGCGCAAACGCTCGGGAGCACCTTTCTTTTTTTCGTCAAGACCGGGGCCTTTGTTTTTGGCACGGGCATGGCGATCGTGCCTTTTCTCTATAAAGGCGTGGTCCAAGATTATCGGTGGTTAAACGATGCGCAATTTTTGGATGCGGTGGCCGTCAGCATGATCACGCCCGGACCCCTGCTGATCACCGTGGCCTTTATCGGGTATTTGGCCGCCGGCTTAGCCGGAGCCGTGCTGGCGACCATCGGAATTTTTACGCCGGTTTATTTCTTCACCGTCATCCCGGCGCCGTATTTCAAGCGCTACAAAGATCAACCTCAATTGAAGGCCTTCGTTGACGGCATCACCGCAGCCGCCGTCGGGGCTCTGGCCGGCGCCGTCGTTCTTCTCATCCCCCAGGCTGTGCCCAATTTAAAATGTGCCGTAATCTTTTTGGCGAGCTTAATCCTGCTCTTGGGCTCAAAATTCCCGGACGCGGTTATTGTTCTTGCGGCCGGACTAGCCGGCCTATTACTGCCGTAA